In one Gemmatimonadota bacterium genomic region, the following are encoded:
- a CDS encoding glucoamylase family protein: MTTPVDDKLLDRLQQKTFSYFVNEVNLDNGLVRDRTEVNAPSSIAGTGLALASYPVGVERGYFERDDAIQRTLSCLRFFAKSTQSTDRNATGYKGFYYHFLDMQTGRRVWKSELSSVDSAFLLAGMLTAAEYFTRDTQEEREIRALATQLYERVDWQWMLNNGPTLSHGWTPERGFMRYRWQGYSEALLLYILGLGSPTHPLPQETYTAWTSTYKWKKIYGTEFLYSGPLFTHQLSHVWIDFRGIRDPYMQQRESDYFDNSRSATHVQRKYAIRNPMQFAGYDESCWGLTASDGPARITCRVDGIVRRFYDYMSRGAPYGPDDGTIAPWAVVASLPFAPDIVLPAIKQFHRLKLMEPNPYGFPTAFNRTFPTKDAGTIGWISPSHCGLNQGPIVLMIENHRTELIWKLMRNCSYIVTGLRRAKFAGGWLQS, translated from the coding sequence ATGACCACGCCTGTCGACGACAAGCTACTTGATAGACTGCAGCAGAAGACGTTCAGCTACTTCGTGAACGAGGTGAATCTCGACAATGGCCTCGTGCGCGACAGAACGGAAGTCAACGCACCATCCAGCATTGCGGGAACAGGCCTTGCCCTTGCCTCGTATCCCGTGGGTGTGGAGCGCGGATACTTCGAGCGCGACGATGCCATCCAGCGCACGCTCTCATGTTTACGTTTCTTTGCGAAAAGCACGCAGAGTACAGACAGAAATGCGACTGGCTACAAGGGGTTCTACTACCACTTCCTGGACATGCAGACGGGCCGCCGCGTCTGGAAGTCCGAACTGTCATCCGTCGATTCTGCGTTCCTCCTGGCGGGAATGTTGACAGCGGCAGAATATTTCACACGCGATACACAGGAAGAGCGCGAGATCCGCGCGCTTGCGACACAGCTCTACGAGCGCGTCGACTGGCAGTGGATGCTCAACAACGGCCCCACCCTCTCGCACGGATGGACGCCGGAACGTGGCTTCATGCGCTATCGCTGGCAGGGCTACAGCGAGGCGCTTCTGCTCTACATACTCGGCCTTGGCTCGCCGACGCATCCACTGCCCCAGGAGACGTACACGGCATGGACATCGACGTACAAGTGGAAGAAGATCTACGGCACGGAGTTTCTGTACTCCGGTCCGTTGTTCACACATCAGCTATCGCACGTCTGGATCGACTTTCGCGGCATCCGCGACCCTTACATGCAGCAAAGGGAGTCGGATTATTTCGACAACAGCCGGAGTGCGACACATGTCCAGCGCAAGTACGCGATCCGTAATCCGATGCAGTTTGCCGGATACGACGAGTCATGCTGGGGTCTCACGGCAAGCGATGGCCCGGCCCGGATCACATGCCGCGTCGATGGTATCGTGCGACGCTTCTACGACTACATGTCGCGCGGCGCACCCTATGGTCCCGACGACGGTACGATCGCTCCGTGGGCCGTCGTCGCCTCGCTTCCCTTTGCACCCGATATCGTGCTACCCGCGATCAAGCAATTCCATCGATTGAAATTGATGGAACCCAATCCGTACGGGTTCCCGACGGCGTTCAACCGGACCTTCCCGACGAAAGACGCCGGAACGATCGGATGGATCTCCCCCAGTCACTGCGGACTCAATCAGGGCCCGATCGTCCTGATGATCGAGAATCATCGCACGGAGCTGATCTGGAAGCTTATGCGCAACTGCTCTTACATCGTCACCGGATTGCGCCGCGCGAAGTTCGCGGGCGGATGGCTGCAGAGTTAG
- a CDS encoding Ig-like domain-containing protein — protein MLRRRQPQFFQANRFTAVFLAVVVTTGFLACGGSGSDSVAPTSPTPALIAISPNSPAVAVGAQIALQAQVHDASGQLVPGATVFWSSNDTSIVSVSPAGVVTGNSVGTTQIAASSGGQSAVVPVTVLPVAVASVAIAPATATITIGGTVTLQGIAYDAGGNTLTGRTVVWASSAPQVATVNSSGQVTGVAAGSATVTGTVEGKTASSAITVTVIPVAAVAVSPGSAALDVGQSASLTAVTTDANGNTLTGRTITWASANTSIATVTAAGLVKGIGAGTTTINATSEGKAGTAQVVVTATTPTPPPPPPPTTTVASVTVSPASVTLTNNHPKTLTAKVVDANDHVINGRTITWSSSDSSHVSVTSTGATTAAITAVRHGTVFGIRITATCDGVSGTSIVTLTY, from the coding sequence ATGCTGCGTCGCCGTCAGCCTCAATTTTTTCAGGCAAATCGCTTCACTGCGGTATTCCTCGCTGTCGTAGTAACCACCGGATTTCTCGCGTGTGGCGGCAGTGGATCGGACTCCGTGGCGCCCACGAGTCCGACACCCGCTCTGATAGCGATCAGTCCGAACTCACCCGCAGTCGCCGTCGGCGCACAGATTGCCCTGCAGGCGCAGGTGCACGATGCCAGCGGCCAGCTCGTGCCTGGCGCGACCGTCTTCTGGTCCAGCAACGACACAAGCATCGTTTCGGTATCACCGGCTGGTGTCGTAACCGGGAACAGCGTTGGAACGACCCAGATCGCGGCGAGCTCCGGCGGGCAGTCGGCGGTGGTCCCGGTGACCGTGCTACCGGTCGCCGTCGCGTCCGTCGCCATAGCTCCGGCAACTGCGACGATCACGATCGGTGGAACGGTGACTCTGCAGGGCATCGCGTATGACGCGGGTGGAAACACGCTGACCGGACGTACCGTCGTCTGGGCCAGCTCGGCGCCACAGGTTGCGACGGTCAATTCCTCGGGTCAGGTGACGGGCGTTGCAGCCGGATCGGCAACCGTGACGGGAACTGTCGAAGGCAAGACAGCATCATCGGCGATTACGGTGACAGTGATCCCCGTCGCTGCTGTCGCAGTGAGTCCGGGATCGGCAGCGCTGGATGTCGGCCAGTCGGCATCGCTGACAGCGGTCACGACCGATGCGAACGGAAACACACTGACCGGTCGGACGATCACCTGGGCGTCAGCGAATACGTCGATAGCCACCGTAACCGCAGCCGGTCTGGTGAAGGGAATCGGCGCCGGGACGACGACGATCAACGCGACCTCCGAGGGGAAGGCCGGAACGGCTCAGGTGGTGGTGACGGCAACGACACCGACACCACCACCACCGCCGCCACCGACGACGACGGTCGCGTCGGTGACGGTCAGCCCTGCCTCCGTCACACTCACCAACAACCATCCAAAGACTCTGACTGCGAAAGTTGTAGACGCGAACGATCACGTGATCAACGGTCGCACGATCACCTGGAGCTCCAGCGACAGCAGCCACGTTTCAGTCACCAGCACAGGTGCAACCACCGCTGCGATAACCGCAGTAAGACATGGTACCGTCTTCGGCATAAGGATCACTGCGACCTGCGATGGCGTCTCTGGTACTTCGATTGTGACGCTGACGTATTAG